The sequence GCCTCGCGAATGAAGTGGCCGGTTTCGCCCTCGACTTCGGACGGAAACGGTCCGTCGCCGACGCGCGTCGTGTACGCTTTCGCAACCCCGACAACATGGTGAATCTTCGTCGGGCCGACACCGGCACCGATCGAGACTCCGCCGGCAACCGGATTCGACGAAGTCACAAACGGATAAGTACCTTGATCGATGTCGAGCATAACGCCCTGGGCGCCTTCAAACAAGACACGGCGGCCGTTGTCGAGCGCGTCATTGAGTACGACGGACGTGTCGCACACATATTGTTCCAGTTCTTTGCCATATTGCAAGTATTCTTGCAGAACGTCTTCGAGTTGAAACCCTTCGACTTCGTATACTTTCTCAAGCAAACGGTTCTTCTCTTGTAAATTGCGTTCGAGCCGCTCAGCAAATTCAGCCGGCTCGAGCAAATCGGCGACGCGAATGCCGATGCGCGCGGCTTTGTCCATGTACGCCGGTCCGATTCCTTTTTTCGTCGTGCCGATTTTGTTCGTACCTTTGCTTTCTTCCTCAAGCACATCAAGCTTGTGGTGATACGGCAAAATCAAATGGGCCCGGTTGGAAATCCGCAAGTTGGCTGTCGAAACGCCGTGGCCGTGCAAATAAGCGAGTTCCTCGACGAGCGCCTTCGGATCGATCACCATCCCGTTGCCGATCACACAAATTTTATCTTTATAAAAAATGCCCGACGGAATGAGATGCAGCTTGTATTTCGTGCCGCCAAATACGATCGTGTGCCCCGCATTGTTGCCGCCTTGATAGCGGGCGATCACTTCCGCCTGTTCCGACAAGAAATCCGTGATTTTCCCTTTTCCTTCATCGCCCCATTGTGTTCCTACTACTACAACAGATGACATCGTTCCCCACCTCCACATAATCCACGCCCAGTTTATCAAGATTGTCTGGAAAAGTCAATGGAAACCCGAACATTCATGACTTTAGAAGGTGTTTATGTTCGTTTTTTCCAAGATCAATAAAAACCTCTTATCCATAACAGGACAAGAGGTTCATCAAGCCGGCGGCGCACTTTGTTCCCGGTGCGCCCGGTCCAAATTCACAAATTTGTTGTATTCTTTAATAAATGCGAGTTCCACGGTTCCGACAGGTCCGTTCCGTTGCTTCGCAATGATGATTTCGATCATGTTCTGATCTTCCGACTCTTTGTCGTAATAGTCGTCGCGGTACAGGAACGCTACGATATCAGCGTCCTGCTCGATGCTGCCCGATTCCCGGATGTCGGACATGATCGGCCGTTTGTCTTGCCGCGATTCCACGCCGCGGGAAAGCTGACTAAGCGCGATTACCGGCACTTCCAACTCCCTGGCGAGCCCTTTCAGCGTACGCGAAATTTCCGACACTTCTTGCTGGCGGTTGTCCCGCGAACGGCCGCTTCCTTGAATGAGTTGCAAGTAGTCGATCAAGACGACACCGAGCCCTTGCTCCTGCTTCAAGCGCCGGCACTTGGCGCGAATTTCGCTCACGCGAATGCCGGGTGTGTCATCGATGTAGATGCCGGCTGAAGAAAGGCTCCCCATCGCCATCGTCAGTTTCTGCCAATCATCATCCGTCAGGCGCCCCGTCCGGAGCCGCTGCGCGTCGATGTTGCCTTCCGCGCACAACATCCGCATGACGAGCTGCTGCGCCCCCATCTCCAGGCTGAAGATCGCGACGTTCTCTTCCGTCTGCGTTGCAATGCTTTGCGCCATGTTGAGCGCAAACGCTGTTTTCCCGACCGACGGTCTCGCCGCAACGATAATGAAGTCGTTGCGTTGAAAGCCAGCCGTCATCCGGTCGAGTTCGACGAACCCGCTCGGAATGCCGGTCACCTCGCCTTTGCGGTTTTGCAGCATTTCGATGTTGTCGTACGTCTCCACGAGCACGTCCTTGATCGCCTTAAACGCGCTCGAATTCCGGCGTTGCGACACTTCGAGAATCGATTTCTCGGCATCGTCGAGAATCGTCTCCACTTCTTCCTCGCGCATATAGCCTTCCGATACGATGTCGGTCGCCGTCCGAATCAACCGCCGCAATAACGACTTTTCTTCGACGATGCGGCTGTAATATTCGATGTTCGCGGCAGTCGGCGCCGAGTCCGCAAGCTCGCTCAAGTAGGAGACACCGCCGACTTCTTCGAGCAACCGTTTGTCCTTCAATTCTGAAGTGACCGTGATCAAGTCAACCGGTTCATTCTTGTCGGTCAGCTCCAGCATGACGTCGAAGATGCGCTGATGAGCCGTCCGATAAAAGTCTTCAGGCATCAGCCGTTCCGACGCCAGGCTGATCGCTTCCGGTCTGAGGAAGATCGCGCCAAGCACCGCCTGTTCCGCCTCAATGTTTTGCGGCGGCGTACGATCGGCAAACAAATCAGTCATTCGTGGACACGCTCCTTCTAGTTCCCGTCGACGACATGAACGTTTACGACGGCCGTCACTTCCGGATGCAGCTTCACCGGCACCTTTGTATATCCAAGTGTACGAATCGGCTCATCCAATTCAATCTTCCGCTTGTCGATTTGAATACCTTGTTTCTTCAGTTCTTGGCTGATCTGCTTATTCGTCACCGCCCCGAACAACCGGCCGCCTTCGCCGGATTTCGCCGTAAGCTGGACCGTCAAGCTTTCGATGTTCCCCTTCAGCCGTTCGGCTTCCGCACGCTCCGCTTCTTCCCGCTTGCGCTGCTTTTTCTTGTCCGCTTCCAACGCGTTCAAATTGCCTTTCGTCGCTTCCTTGGCAAGACCGTTCGGCAAAAGGTAATTCCTGGCGTATCCGTCCGAAACATTCTTCACTTCGCCCTTTTTTCCTTTTCCCTTCACGTCTTTCAACAAAATCACTTTCATGACTCGTCTCCCCCTTCGAGCGTTTCGTCAATGATCGCTTTCAGCTGGTTCACGGCCTCATCCAAATCGTCGCCTTCAAGCTGCGCCGCGGCATTCGTCAAATGGCCTCCGCCGCCGAGCGCTTCCATGATCATCTGCACATTCATGTCGCCGAGCGAACGCGCGCTGATGCCGATTTTGCCGTCTTCGCGCCGACAAAGCACGAACGACGCGTTCACCCCTCTCATCGACAACAACGTGTCGGCAGCTTGCGCAATCAACACTTGATCCAACCGCTGATCGTCACTCGCTTTCGCGATGGCGAACCCTTCGCGGTACAACTCCGCGCTTTCAAGCAGTTTTGCGCGTTGGAGAAACGCTTTCAAATCATCGCGGAGTAATTTTTGCACGAGAATCGTATCCGCTCCGCGGCCCCGCAAATAAGAGGCAGCATCAAACGTTCTCGATCCAGTGCGAAGCGTGAAACTCTTCGTATCGACAGTGATGCCGGCCAGCAATGCGGTGGCTTCAAGGACGTTCATCCGCAGCCGGCTCGGTTGATATTCGAGCAGCTCGGTCACGAGTTCCGAGGTCGAGGACGCATAAGGTTCCATGTACACAAGAACAGGATCTTCGATAAAATCTTCTCCACGCCGGTGATGGTCGATAACGA is a genomic window of Bacillales bacterium containing:
- a CDS encoding adenylosuccinate synthase, which codes for MSSVVVVGTQWGDEGKGKITDFLSEQAEVIARYQGGNNAGHTIVFGGTKYKLHLIPSGIFYKDKICVIGNGMVIDPKALVEELAYLHGHGVSTANLRISNRAHLILPYHHKLDVLEEESKGTNKIGTTKKGIGPAYMDKAARIGIRVADLLEPAEFAERLERNLQEKNRLLEKVYEVEGFQLEDVLQEYLQYGKELEQYVCDTSVVLNDALDNGRRVLFEGAQGVMLDIDQGTYPFVTSSNPVAGGVSIGAGVGPTKIHHVVGVAKAYTTRVGDGPFPSEVEGETGHFIREAGNEYGTTTGRPRRVGWFDSVVVRHARRVSGITDLSVNSLDVLTGLDSIKICTAYRHNGKVIEEFPASLNVLAECEPVYEEMPGWTEDITGVERLDDLPDNARHYLERITELTGISLSIFSVGPDRSQTHLLRGVYA
- the dnaB gene encoding replicative DNA helicase, with the translated sequence MTDLFADRTPPQNIEAEQAVLGAIFLRPEAISLASERLMPEDFYRTAHQRIFDVMLELTDKNEPVDLITVTSELKDKRLLEEVGGVSYLSELADSAPTAANIEYYSRIVEEKSLLRRLIRTATDIVSEGYMREEEVETILDDAEKSILEVSQRRNSSAFKAIKDVLVETYDNIEMLQNRKGEVTGIPSGFVELDRMTAGFQRNDFIIVAARPSVGKTAFALNMAQSIATQTEENVAIFSLEMGAQQLVMRMLCAEGNIDAQRLRTGRLTDDDWQKLTMAMGSLSSAGIYIDDTPGIRVSEIRAKCRRLKQEQGLGVVLIDYLQLIQGSGRSRDNRQQEVSEISRTLKGLARELEVPVIALSQLSRGVESRQDKRPIMSDIRESGSIEQDADIVAFLYRDDYYDKESEDQNMIEIIIAKQRNGPVGTVELAFIKEYNKFVNLDRAHREQSAPPA
- the rplI gene encoding 50S ribosomal protein L9 → MKVILLKDVKGKGKKGEVKNVSDGYARNYLLPNGLAKEATKGNLNALEADKKKQRKREEAERAEAERLKGNIESLTVQLTAKSGEGGRLFGAVTNKQISQELKKQGIQIDKRKIELDEPIRTLGYTKVPVKLHPEVTAVVNVHVVDGN